One window of Thermomicrobiales bacterium genomic DNA carries:
- a CDS encoding RraA family protein — MKSGFIIRPLTNRPDAEAMAPLFGLATPLLSDSMGRLPGAAGLLPYHRNARRMVGPAFTVRTRGDDNLMIHKALDMAEPGDVIVVDGGGELSHALVGEMMLTHAMVRKLGGIVIDGAIRDVSAIAAAEFPVFARGVTHRGPYKDGPGQINVPVSIGGMVVNPGDIVVGDEDGVLAFAPSIMTDLIAAASAKAADERAQLEATLNGTLDRSWVDATLRAKGVTGIQAT, encoded by the coding sequence TCAGGATTTATCATTCGCCCGTTGACGAACCGCCCAGACGCGGAGGCAATGGCACCACTGTTCGGTCTGGCGACGCCGTTGCTCAGCGACAGCATGGGGCGGCTGCCTGGAGCAGCGGGCCTGCTTCCGTATCACCGCAATGCGCGGCGTATGGTCGGGCCGGCATTCACCGTCCGCACCCGCGGCGACGACAACCTGATGATCCACAAGGCGCTCGATATGGCTGAGCCCGGTGATGTGATCGTTGTTGACGGTGGCGGTGAACTGTCGCACGCGCTTGTTGGCGAGATGATGCTCACGCATGCGATGGTCCGCAAGCTGGGCGGGATCGTGATCGACGGGGCGATCCGCGATGTGAGCGCGATTGCCGCTGCTGAGTTCCCCGTCTTTGCGCGCGGCGTCACGCATCGCGGTCCATATAAGGACGGGCCCGGCCAGATCAACGTGCCGGTGTCGATTGGTGGGATGGTCGTCAATCCGGGCGATATCGTCGTCGGTGATGAGGACGGCGTTCTCGCCTTCGCTCCGTCGATCATGACCGATCTGATTGCTGCGGCGTCTGCCAAGGCTGCGGATGAACGGGCTCAACTGGAGGCGACGCTAAACGGCACCCTCGACCGCTCGTGGGTGGATGCGACACTGCGTGCCAAGGGCGTGACGGGCATCCAGGCGACGTGA